Sequence from the Polypterus senegalus isolate Bchr_013 chromosome 3, ASM1683550v1, whole genome shotgun sequence genome:
CCATTCCATGTGTGCTTCTGGCCAGCAAGGTATAACAAGAACGTTTGTGACTTTGCAAGTTATCCCTCTATTGAAAAATTTCTGGGCTTTGCATCCTAGTAGAAGGCTGAGATTTTCTGTGGTTTTATACTGAACTAACTCCTCATTACATGCAAAAAAGTGAGTCATTGATCagatattttgtacatttatcaGAGTAGGAGGAATAGCTCAtaataatttcaaattatataatttaaataatgttctgTGGTCCGTTTTGGCTATATTGACTTTTCTCTGGGCACCACAAATAAGTTGGATGCAGTTATAATAACATACTTGCAGTTAATTGGAGATTAATATGGACaaggaatattttatttcagtatcTTCTTTATGAGGTATGTTGAAAGGGAATATTCTACTCCTAACATCTACTTGCCTTATTCTACTCCCTCAATGTAGGCAGATAGAAGAATAGTTAGAAACTTGAGATGTACTTAAAGAAGGATTTTGCTATAAAGAAACCAACTTCATTTTGACTTCTTACCCCGTTCTTACACCCATTCACATAACCTGCTTACATGCTTTGATTTACAATATTTTGATGacctacaaaacaaaatgtgtccTTGAAGTcatttgaataataaattatacatcaGTCATTTCCAACAATAATCAACCTTTGcatcaataatttttttgtaatatttaaaaatctatttaatgatattttttcatCAAGGAGCCTTTCTTTTCCAAAAAGATGAAACCTTTAGGGTGATTTTAAAGCTTTGAATGCTAGTATATATGGCTATTTTCTTTGAACAATCTTACAAACAAAATTGAATCAGAGATAGAGCTTTAAACCATCGTAACAAAACAGGCTAATaaacttttaaagtttttgttcCTCCTTTTCATTAGTAGGATTATTTACAAAGAAAAGCTGTTATCTTCACTTGGTTGTAAGAGTAAAGAAGTAGTCTACTATAAAGAAGGATTCctagtgaaattaattttttttttctagttagaTTAACCATGTGTAAGCAACACAGTGGCAAAGGTAGTATTTTACTACTCAGCTTTATTTGCATATACAAAGAGTTTTATATCAGGCTGttgtgtccatattttttgtGGGCTTTCACCAAGGATTCAGCCTATTGTTAGAAATTACTGTAAATGAGGGATATGCAGTAGCACATACTGAAAGTTCAAAATCAAATCATTGTGCCTGTAAACTGCATAAAAGATAAGAAGAGGCCGCCACTCTGTGCAGTTCAGCATCGACCCATTTGcactgtaatgtgtttttttggcCCCACCACCGAAAATGTgacttcttttattattttttttatgagcCCACAATGCTGCTTAAAGAGGGTTCAGACAAGGAACATCGGCACTCCCATACTGCCTTGTTATCAGGAAATGAGCCCGCAGGTAAAGGTGAATGTCAATCACACTTTATTAACATGAACACATTAGTGTGAAAGACTTGAGGctttaattgctgccaaaggtgcatcaacaaagtattgagcaaaggctgtgaatatttatgtacatgtgatttctcagttttttttatttttaataaatttgcaaaaacctcaagtaaacatttttcacgttgtcattatggggtgttgtgtgtagaattctgaggaaaaaaatgaatttaatccattttggaataaggctgtaacataacacaatgtggaaaaagtgatgcgctgtgaatactttccggatgcactgtatattctcAGGTAAAGTGGCTTCACAATATTCCCCCAGCTAAGCTGTGACTGTAGAGTTGTGGCTGCACCATGATAATTAGATGAGTGGATTATCTACATATAACTTAAGGAAAAAGATTCTTTCTCAACCATTTGCAAAATATCTGTCCAtatgagtttgttttatttttttacagttgacAAAATGGTGTAACGTTTCAGTATTCACAGATCAATTATGATTTATTCAATGTAGAATTTTTGGTGCATAAATACCTTGGTAAAATGCATTGGTCCTATTTCccctcaaaaaataaaatttaagaaaagaacaaaaatactaatgattttaaatttttcttagtttttactAGTAGTATACATTTAATGTAGTTCTAGCACAGTACTGTTCCAAATGGTATTACACCAAAGACACCTATTACATTGTGAAGATACAGTGCAGCCCTAAAGGTGTTCTGCAAATAGACAGTAGTCCTGTATTTACAAGTCAAGAATGTACCAAAAAAATTGTAGCCCATAAATGTGGATGCTTCAAGGCCTCTTTCACAAGTATGATATCAACCTGAGTAGGCACTTTGTTGACTTAAATTGAATAAGGCATGTCTAATGTAAAAGACTGAACAAACTAAGATGCAatgttagtgtttttttattttagttctttATATAAAATTGTAATTGAAATCCTGTTCCCAGTATTGTTTCAGACTATCTGAAGGGGTCTTGTTTGGAAGCCCTGGTGTACTCTGTAATATCTCTGTAACTGATAAATGGGAGAAAAAATtgagttctttttttgttttggcaaAGTCTCTgacataaatataacaaaatatatttctcTGTAACATGTTCTGTTTGGTAGAGAGTTGTTCAGAAGAtgcaaaagaattattaaaacCGAAGCCTCTGAAGGGTTCAATGTCATCTATGTGCTATAAATAGAGCACTAGATATTTTAATGAGGAAAtgtaaaatatgctttttttttataatagtgcaACTTATAGCAAGAGTTGTGGTTTTTAAGTATCAGCTTTACTGATGCTAGGCTTTTGGAGCATTCTGGCTTATTGCATTCTTACTAATTTTGAAGTAATTTGTTTGTGTGGTTTCACAGGGAAGATAAAATTTGCAAAGGAGTTGCTAGCTCTATTTGTTTATGGTAAGCTAAACTGGGATAGCTTTGGTGTCTGATTCATTCCAAacatttgctgcccagtaataaaaacCTTTCTCTTTCCTTTATATCATCTATGGTAATTGCTTACTTCAGTCTCTCAAAAGAGATTCTTTTTAGTTGTTGTTCTCAAATCTGCCACAGAAATGTCTAAAATATTTGAGCAGTTTACCAATTGGTCAACTCTTTTATTACAGTGTGATCTTTCTCCATGGGAGATGACACATGAAAGTATTGATCAGTTCAGCAAAGGGAATGGATTTGTCTGCTGGGTTGATACATCGGCCAAAGAGAACAAGAACATTAATGAAGCAGTGAGGTGAGGTCATAATTGTAAAGCTTGTTTCCTCCAACACTATTCACAAATGAAATACCAAAGAATGTTAACATTGgataattgtattttgtaatggttCTTTAATTATCTTTTAATAAAACCAAGATGTAGAAACTTCTTAAACATTTTATCAAATGTAAAACGTCATAGTGTCCCTTACTTTTTCAACATTAAAATTAAGTTGTATATTTATTGACTGTCTCTCAGTGGCAGAGGGTCCAATGGTAATATTAAACATTTCTTATCAAAGTCAAGGATTGTATTTAAAATTGTGCTCATCATTTGACTGTTAAACTTTGAGCCCAACACCTCCTTAGTTTGCATTTTTACAGGGGACAGACGCACTGCATATAGTAATCAGATTTGTTCTGGATCACAAGGGATATTTCCAAGTTGCACAGTCTCCTTGGATGAAGGTAGAGAATCAAGAAGACATGCTTGCCAACACTCTGGGACCTTTTGCTAAGCCACTTCACCTGCTTATGTTGTCCTCAGGAAATTGTGTGGCACTAGCGTTTCTCTTTGTTAGCCCCAGTGGAAGTTATATTCACTCCCCCCATTGTGGTCTTCATTGGACACTGAACTGCTTTATTGATGTTTGACTCTGCAATAATTAGTTACGTccatctaacttttttttttttttttatataaatagtatTTTGGTCAGTAAAATGATGAACCGGCCTTCGCCTGATGGTGTACACCAAGGAGGTCATATACAGCTGGACAGTGTGCCAAAGGGACATCAACAAAGTTTCTGCTGTTAGAGGACTGAGGTGTGGAGCAGAGGGAGACTAAAAGAAGTTTGTTTTAGTAAACAGACTAAATATCAAATACTATAAAAATAGCCTGCTAACAAAGGCATCTTTCCTcctgttgttttttaaaacatatatagAAGTTTCCCACTGAACAGTATTTTTCCCCCTTGGATTGATAAATAGAATGTTAACTTGATGATCACCCACAATGAAACCAGAGAACATGAAAATTTGTGCAATAAACAATGCTGCCCTTTGACGATTTGTTTTCTTCACTATATCATGTTAAACTAGTTCTGCAAGGGTTGTAAACTGCTAGAAGCAGATTTATAATGAAGTGCCCATGGAGGATGAATTCTGCTGAATCTAAGAGGTCCATTAATTTTTGCAATATAAATCCTCAAAAATTACTGAGTGAAAACTTCTTAGGGTGTATTGGATGTCTTGAAAAAGCTACAACCACCAGTGAAAGGTAGAAGATAGACCCTCCTTGTGGTGCTGTGCCTTGGACAAGGTACAATATCAGTTTATGTAGAATGGGGGTCCTCGTTTCTTGCACACCTTCACAGGACAAAGAAGAGGAACAATCTAACTGGCCTTGAAGAAAAGGGGAAAATCAAGTGAAGCCATAAAATCCCAATTATATCATAGATTCCTGCACTTGCAGCCTTTGGAAATGGCTACTCAGTAATTCAGAGGAACAACATGATTGGACCCTACTTGTTTGAAAGACCttgccttttttgtatttttattttaagaaaatttttaattatgattttttttttatttgttgtggaGTAATTTTGTAAAGTGAGGTAATAACAGGATTTAATGAATCACAACAGAAGCTACTTGTTACACGAAGGGGGGCAGCACTCTTGCACTTggtctgcttgttttttttctttttggccatTCTTTAGATTTGATTGAAGAATTTTAAAGGCTTTACCCAGATTGACAAATGCGGTAAATAAAGATGtttatgacaatatatatgttacggccaaaacctgATGTTCGGCCAGTTCCCAAATTGGCTGGCCATTTCGCATTTTGGCCgagaggtgtggccaaagtccaaattactataaatgaccagtgtatatgtgctgatgtaagactgtccgctcaaggtgcgaagatgcttaaaactttcagatgcagattcagaagtgagttttccattctgcacgagaAACTGCTGAAGgcaggtcttgttcagaaagtggacgccacttgagacggccttcccctcgcccaaacactaaccttaaggtcaataaaataggtccctgatgttaaatcactattttagggctaaaatgataacagaaatgtgaaacctacttatatacctaatctttattattgtaaaacaaCCAAGTGGCATCCGCTTTCTAAAAAAGAGCCGTcaaggctacactcgatgcaattgcactactaagtgcgcaacaaatcgctgctcatgccttttttcttctgactttgGCCGATCGCCACATGCTATTTCACAAACTGGCTGGTCAAATCCCGAAATCAAGGGAAAAATCGTACATTGGCTGGTCAATTTACAGCAACATTGGCCATTTCCGATTTGGCCGGACACTTCCCGAAATCAAGGGAAAAATTGTACATTGGCTGGTCAATTTACAGCAACACTGGCCATTTCCCGATTTGGCTGGACACTTTCCGCTCTGGCCGATTTCAGGTTTTGGCTGTAACCTATATAAGTCCATTGTTAAATTCAAGGCATCACTTTCATCTTGTTTTTGATATCAATGTTTCGCATTCAAttagtgttttaaaattaattatgatGATTGTGAACATGAAATAATCTTagaaaaatcaattttattaagttttattataaagttttattaatttttaattcagtttcatcATGTCAACATTGACATTAGGCAGTGTCTCCTTAAGATCATGAACCCAAAATAATGAGGAATATGCGTCCCTGAGAtgctaaataaatataatgaaaaaaatatttttctcccTTTAAAATAGGGtcaaaaaataatgtataatttaaCTGCTTGGTGAAAAATTGTTTCAAACAATTTGACCCTTTGCCCTATAACAGTCTTAACTTCCAGAATATTttgtttaacatattttttaggatgaaaatttaaatacttttttactttgaaataCTATTTCCTTCACTTTTGCAGTTAGAGTTGTTCCTCTATGAGGACTGATTGTATTTGTAAAGGCAATTAATATTGGATAATTTGTGCTAAAACAGCATGTTTCAACGTATGACAGCTTTGTAGTAACACATGGAGTGATCTGGGAAGGCAGTTTTAGCTTAGCCCTACTGTGTGTGCCTAGTTACCTCAGTATCTGTATTACCATGACTGCCCCCCAACCACATGTGGGCAGATACTGCTATTTAAACAGGAAGCCAGGCACCAGTTGATCATGGTTGTGCGCATCTCAAGGGAAGAGTGACTTAGACCAAAGTTAACTATGTATTGGAATGGCATTTATTGCTATGCATGCATGTGTGAGTGCCCAAGACTTCTGGGATTATCATACATAAGTGTCACGGGTGTATTGAGTGTAGTCCACAGTACACAAATCTTACAAAAAACAGCAGACTTATGGTTTGAAACACCCTGTTGATTATAGGGGTCCGTAGAATGCCTACAATTAAATAAGA
This genomic interval carries:
- the LOC120525914 gene encoding ras-related protein Rab-7L1-like, with protein sequence MTRIYYKEAAGCLLLFDVMNMTTFKNCLFWKQDLDSKLMSADGRPIPCVLLASKCDLSPWEMTHESIDQFSKGNGFVCWVDTSAKENKNINEAVSILVSKMMNRPSPDGVHQGGHIQLDSVPKGHQQSFCC